The following are encoded together in the Dermacoccus nishinomiyaensis genome:
- a CDS encoding acyl carrier protein, which yields MSTLSRDQVRTMMGEVLAAQGKELPADDGARLDTIGFRSLDFSELALQVEDELDTELNFDAPGLRSIETVGDVLDFIDELQKAE from the coding sequence ATGAGCACGCTCAGCCGCGATCAGGTCCGCACGATGATGGGCGAGGTCCTCGCCGCCCAGGGCAAGGAACTGCCCGCCGACGACGGTGCGCGCCTCGACACCATCGGCTTCCGCTCGCTCGACTTCTCCGAACTGGCCCTGCAGGTCGAGGACGAGCTCGACACCGAACTCAACTTCGACGCGCCCGGCCTGCGCTCCATCGAGACCGTCGGAGACGTCCTCGACTTCATCGACGAGCTTCAGAAGGCCGAATGA
- a CDS encoding SDR family NAD(P)-dependent oxidoreductase: MSETTNEPNVIPAASCVLISGGSRGLGLAFVEEVLANGAKVAAFARTVTPELQQLMDANPERVYVGSVDITDSKAVTSFIKDAAKVLGPIDALVNNAAIGQDSLHLHTTPERIEDIISTNLTATLLVTRAFMRHAMAKVGKGRIVNVTSVCAQRGYAGLVAYSATKGGLDAATRSLAREMHGRFLVNSIAPGFFASEMSSVLGTEQLSTITRRTPTNRLVEPENITPTLRMLLFEDTNINGMVLTIDGGGSI; encoded by the coding sequence ATGTCTGAGACCACGAACGAGCCGAACGTCATCCCCGCAGCCTCCTGCGTCCTCATCTCCGGAGGCTCGCGCGGCCTCGGCCTCGCGTTCGTCGAGGAGGTGCTCGCGAACGGCGCGAAGGTCGCGGCGTTCGCCCGCACCGTCACGCCCGAACTGCAGCAGCTCATGGACGCCAACCCGGAGCGCGTGTACGTCGGCTCGGTCGACATCACGGATTCGAAGGCCGTCACGTCGTTCATCAAGGACGCCGCGAAGGTGCTCGGCCCGATCGACGCGCTCGTCAACAACGCGGCGATCGGTCAGGACTCGCTGCACCTGCACACGACGCCGGAGCGCATCGAGGACATCATCTCGACCAACCTGACGGCGACGCTGCTCGTCACGCGCGCGTTCATGCGTCACGCGATGGCGAAGGTCGGCAAGGGCCGCATCGTCAACGTGACGAGCGTCTGCGCGCAGCGCGGTTACGCCGGCCTCGTCGCGTACTCGGCGACGAAGGGTGGCCTCGACGCCGCGACGCGCTCGCTCGCGCGGGAGATGCACGGGCGATTCCTCGTCAACTCGATCGCGCCCGGCTTCTTCGCGTCGGAGATGAGCTCCGTGCTCGGCACCGAGCAGCTGTCGACGATCACCCGCCGGACGCCGACGAACCGTCTCGTCGAGCCGGAGAACATCACGCCGACGCTGCGCATGCTGCTGTTCGAAGACACGAACATCAACGGCATGGTGCTGACGATCGACGGCGGCGGCTCGATCTGA
- a CDS encoding GNAT family N-acetyltransferase, translated as MLRPATDADQENVRTWRNHDEVRAVSLTQHVISADEHAAWWANTKDNPSRHVLIYERGGVPSGVVTFFDLDVDAKTSWWGYYLDNDGLTARGELLPAWIQIQREAVKYADAELGLDSLDAEVLEINEGVRRFNKRNGFTELETQNREIGGENVAVIHVRRERPRTDRQEPTS; from the coding sequence ATGCTTCGTCCCGCCACCGACGCCGACCAGGAGAACGTGCGCACCTGGCGCAACCATGACGAGGTGCGAGCCGTGTCGCTGACGCAGCACGTCATCAGCGCTGACGAGCATGCCGCGTGGTGGGCGAACACGAAGGACAACCCGTCGCGTCACGTGCTCATCTACGAACGCGGTGGCGTGCCGTCGGGCGTCGTCACCTTCTTCGACCTCGACGTCGACGCGAAGACGTCGTGGTGGGGTTACTACCTCGACAACGACGGCCTCACCGCGCGCGGTGAGCTGCTGCCGGCGTGGATCCAGATCCAGCGCGAGGCCGTCAAGTACGCCGACGCCGAACTCGGTCTGGACTCTCTCGACGCCGAGGTGCTCGAGATCAACGAGGGCGTGCGCCGGTTCAACAAGCGCAACGGCTTCACCGAGCTGGAGACGCAGAACCGAGAGATCGGCGGCGAGAACGTCGCCGTCATCCACGTGCGCCGCGAGCGCCCCCGCACCGACCGCCAGGAGCCGACATCATGA
- the pseI gene encoding pseudaminic acid synthase yields the protein MTQNPNQNIRIGDVEVGPGAEPYIIAEMSGNHNGSLETALDIVRMAAAQGAHAIKLQTYTADTITIDVRTDEFKISGGHELWGDRYLYDLYTEAHTPWEWHEPIFALAKELGIHAFSSPFDPTAVDYLENLDVPAYKIASSEIVDLPLIRYAASKGKPIIISTGMASLGEINAAVEAARSTGNEQVIVLACTANYPADPSESNLRGIPVMRDALGTLIGYSDHTMGIGAAVASVALGAVLVEKHVTLNREDGGVDSAFSSEPEELNQLVTQTKIAWQCLGEPRIGARAQEKEGLRFRRSLYVVEDVKAGDVVTAQNVRSIRPANGLPTDTFDTLAGRTFTQDAPKGTPMSWDLV from the coding sequence ATGACGCAGAACCCGAACCAGAACATCCGCATCGGTGACGTCGAGGTCGGCCCAGGCGCCGAGCCGTACATCATCGCGGAGATGTCGGGCAACCACAACGGCAGCCTCGAGACCGCGCTCGACATCGTCCGCATGGCCGCAGCACAGGGCGCGCACGCCATCAAGCTGCAGACGTACACGGCCGACACGATCACGATCGACGTGCGCACCGACGAGTTCAAGATCTCCGGCGGGCACGAGCTGTGGGGCGATCGCTACCTCTACGACCTCTACACGGAGGCGCACACCCCGTGGGAGTGGCACGAGCCGATCTTCGCGCTCGCGAAGGAGCTCGGCATCCACGCCTTCTCCTCCCCCTTCGATCCGACGGCCGTCGACTACCTCGAGAACCTGGACGTGCCCGCGTACAAGATCGCGAGCAGCGAGATCGTCGACCTGCCGCTCATCCGGTATGCGGCAAGCAAGGGCAAGCCGATCATCATCTCGACGGGGATGGCCTCGCTGGGTGAGATCAACGCGGCCGTCGAGGCGGCGCGCAGCACGGGCAACGAGCAGGTCATCGTGCTCGCCTGCACCGCCAACTACCCGGCCGACCCGAGCGAGTCGAACCTGCGCGGCATCCCCGTCATGCGCGACGCCCTCGGCACGCTCATCGGCTACTCCGACCACACGATGGGCATCGGCGCGGCCGTCGCGTCCGTCGCGCTCGGCGCGGTTCTCGTCGAGAAGCACGTGACGCTGAACCGCGAGGACGGCGGCGTCGACTCGGCATTCTCCTCCGAACCGGAGGAGCTGAACCAGCTCGTCACGCAGACGAAGATCGCGTGGCAGTGCCTCGGCGAGCCGCGCATCGGCGCCCGCGCCCAGGAGAAGGAGGGCCTGCGCTTCCGCCGCAGCCTCTACGTCGTCGAGGACGTCAAGGCCGGCGACGTCGTGACGGCGCAGAACGTGCGCTCCATCCGCCCCGCGAACGGCCTGCCCACCGACACCTTCGACACGCTCGCGGGTCGCACCTTCACTCAGGACGCTCCCAAGGGCACCCCCATGTCCTGGGATCTCGTCTGA
- a CDS encoding AMP-binding protein produces the protein MTGVLDSRPAGAGNRVVVGEFDGTWAELAQAPYGASSDTPTLPPAAACLVSGHRAAAQAAWNAALDPGRETLIATASRIGDEQAAQLRDGGLTLVRDSAGGVTLEAATAPREPEAGRIWLLTSGSTGRPKQVAHTLESLTTVGGQQPARTWLCPYTPGAYAWWQVVTLSLTMPGQDVVFVEPSQLDEWPQQALAAGVTAASGTPTFWRQALWRNGDVLAQLKLEQITLGGEPVDQGILDRLREVFPDARISWIYASSEAGAAIAVHDGLAGFPETWLEREVAGRPRLSVEDGELLIASPKAAEGMDAVIHTGDHVEIAEGRVVITGRIASDEINVGGSKASAGAVRAVLLEHPDVAWAAVRGRKAPLVGNVVAADVVLRDGLAKGDPGAPDQAALQAWCAERLPEYAVPRRVKYLSEIPIKESLKSDV, from the coding sequence ATGACGGGGGTGCTCGACTCGCGTCCTGCGGGCGCGGGCAACCGCGTCGTCGTCGGCGAGTTCGACGGCACGTGGGCTGAGTTGGCGCAGGCGCCGTACGGCGCATCGTCCGACACACCGACGCTGCCGCCCGCCGCGGCCTGCCTGGTCTCGGGGCACCGCGCGGCGGCTCAGGCCGCCTGGAACGCAGCGCTCGACCCGGGCCGCGAGACGCTCATCGCGACCGCGTCGCGCATCGGGGACGAGCAGGCGGCGCAGCTGCGTGACGGGGGGCTGACGCTCGTGCGCGACAGCGCCGGCGGCGTCACGCTCGAGGCCGCGACGGCGCCGCGCGAGCCCGAGGCGGGCCGCATCTGGTTGCTGACGTCCGGTTCGACCGGGCGTCCGAAGCAGGTGGCACACACCCTGGAGTCGTTGACGACCGTCGGGGGGCAGCAGCCTGCGCGCACCTGGTTGTGCCCCTACACCCCGGGCGCCTACGCCTGGTGGCAGGTCGTCACCCTCTCGCTCACGATGCCCGGGCAGGACGTCGTCTTCGTCGAACCCTCGCAGCTCGACGAGTGGCCGCAGCAGGCGCTCGCGGCGGGCGTGACGGCGGCATCCGGCACGCCGACGTTCTGGCGTCAAGCGCTGTGGCGCAACGGTGACGTGCTCGCCCAGCTGAAGCTCGAACAGATCACGCTCGGCGGCGAACCCGTCGACCAGGGCATCCTCGACCGACTGCGTGAGGTCTTCCCCGACGCACGTATCTCATGGATCTACGCGAGCTCCGAGGCCGGTGCGGCGATCGCCGTCCACGACGGGCTCGCCGGATTCCCCGAGACCTGGCTGGAGCGCGAGGTCGCCGGGCGCCCGCGCCTGAGCGTCGAGGACGGTGAGCTGCTCATCGCCTCGCCGAAGGCCGCCGAGGGCATGGACGCCGTCATCCACACCGGCGACCACGTCGAGATCGCCGAAGGACGCGTCGTCATCACCGGCCGCATCGCGAGCGACGAGATCAACGTCGGCGGGTCGAAGGCGTCCGCGGGCGCCGTGCGGGCAGTGCTGCTCGAGCACCCCGACGTCGCCTGGGCCGCCGTGCGCGGGCGCAAGGCGCCGCTCGTCGGCAACGTCGTCGCAGCGGACGTCGTCCTGCGCGACGGCCTCGCCAAGGGTGACCCCGGTGCGCCCGACCAGGCTGCGCTGCAGGCGTGGTGCGCCGAGCGACTGCCCGAATACGCGGTGCCACGCCGCGTCAAGTACCTGAGTGAGATCCCGATCAAAGAGAGCCTGAAGAGCGATGTCTGA